GCATCAACTGTAAGGAGGGAATACAACATGCCAAAACAATGTGTAATCACTGGACGTAAAGCTCGTACTGGTAACAACCGTTCCCACGCTATGAACGCTAACAAACGTACTTGGGGCGCTAACCTTCAAAAAGTTCGTATCCTAGTTAACGGTAAACCAAAACGTGTATGGGTTTCTGCT
This genomic interval from Lysinibacillus sphaericus contains the following:
- the rpmB gene encoding 50S ribosomal protein L28, with the protein product MPKQCVITGRKARTGNNRSHAMNANKRTWGANLQKVRILVNGKPKRVWVSARALKSGKIERV